Proteins encoded within one genomic window of uncultured Draconibacterium sp.:
- a CDS encoding carboxymuconolactone decarboxylase family protein, producing the protein MDRIELSKKKFEELFGQHTGPLAETDPDLQEMLNRFIFGEVFYQGDLSDKMRELITIVVLTTNQTLDQLQAHVFAALNIGVSPVEIKEAIYQCVPYLGFPKTLNATNKVNEVFKAGNISLPVESQKTVSEETRFDDGLNVQKSIFGEIIDKMHEMAPENQKHIQSYLSAFCFGDIYTRGTLDLKTRELLTLCILSALGGCESQVKSHVHGNLSVGNDKNTMLTAVTHCLPYMGFPRTLNALACINEIIPEN; encoded by the coding sequence ATGGACAGGATAGAATTAAGCAAGAAAAAGTTTGAAGAATTATTCGGACAACACACTGGTCCGTTGGCAGAAACTGACCCGGATTTACAGGAAATGTTAAACCGTTTCATTTTCGGCGAGGTCTTCTATCAAGGCGATTTAAGTGATAAAATGCGGGAGTTAATAACAATAGTTGTATTGACTACCAATCAAACACTCGATCAACTGCAGGCACATGTCTTTGCAGCTCTAAATATTGGCGTATCGCCGGTAGAAATAAAAGAAGCCATCTACCAATGTGTTCCTTATCTGGGATTTCCAAAAACACTGAATGCCACTAATAAAGTAAACGAAGTTTTTAAAGCTGGTAACATTTCGCTTCCGGTTGAAAGCCAGAAAACAGTAAGCGAAGAAACCCGTTTTGATGATGGCTTGAACGTACAAAAGAGCATCTTCGGCGAGATAATCGATAAAATGCACGAGATGGCTCCTGAAAATCAAAAACACATTCAGAGCTATTTATCGGCATTTTGTTTTGGCGATATTTATACACGGGGAACACTTGACTTAAAAACCCGTGAACTGCTTACTCTTTGCATTTTAAGTGCATTGGGAGGCTGCGAAAGCCAGGTAAAATCGCATGTACACGGCAACCTGAGTGTTGGAAACGATAAAAACACGATGCTGACAGCTGTAACACACTGTTTACCTTATATGGGTTTTCCAAGAACATTGAATGCACTGGCTTGCATTAACGAAATAATACCGGAAAACTAA
- a CDS encoding NapC/NirT family cytochrome c: MNDKTKSAGKRSKLRMPRVLLLAAVIVVVLSGLVTGGVHWHNQPGFCTNCHTPMNEYVENYYGGDTTLMITSHAMADTVSLRCLDCHSQKLNEQLTEGAHWLTGNYTFPLEKREIGTRSFCMTAGCHIEEDIIKATTDTHGLSFAFSQHDPRHGKQECYTCHSMHGQSVYSCNQCHHFELPEGWISPQPNGVIASLD, encoded by the coding sequence ATGAACGATAAAACCAAGTCAGCCGGAAAGAGATCAAAGCTTCGAATGCCAAGAGTTCTGCTTCTTGCGGCTGTTATAGTTGTTGTCCTCTCAGGACTTGTAACTGGCGGGGTGCACTGGCACAATCAGCCCGGTTTTTGCACCAATTGTCACACCCCAATGAACGAATATGTAGAAAATTACTACGGCGGCGATACAACGTTGATGATTACGAGTCATGCTATGGCAGATACCGTGTCGCTTCGATGCCTTGATTGCCACAGCCAGAAATTGAATGAACAGCTTACAGAAGGAGCGCACTGGCTGACCGGGAATTATACTTTTCCGCTGGAAAAACGTGAAATCGGAACCCGCAGTTTTTGTATGACTGCAGGATGCCACATCGAGGAAGATATAATAAAAGCAACTACTGATACCCATGGTCTGTCGTTTGCTTTTAGCCAACACGATCCGCGTCATGGAAAGCAGGAATGCTACACTTGCCATTCGATGCACGGGCAGTCGGTTTATTCTTGTAATCAATGTCATCATTTTGAATTGCCGGAAGGTTGGATTTCGCCGCAACCCAATGGGGTGATTGCCAGTTTAGATTAA
- a CDS encoding family 43 glycosylhydrolase, which produces MNKLKIFIVLFITGFGLLANAQNERTTSKNHPFTNPLFAGDYPDPSILRDGKDYYMVHSSFYYYPGLLIWHSTDLMNWTPVANALNTYVGSVWAPELTKYDDKYYIYFPADNKNYVITADNIEGPWTEPVLIDISMIDPGHVVDEKGNRYLYFSSGSYVPLTDDGLTVAGAPVHSYDGWEIPREWSIECFCMEGPKLFKRGEYYYLTVAEGGTAGPATGHMVISARSKSPLGPWENSPYNPILRAESNKDQWWSVAHGTVFDDVDGNWFMIFHGYENGFYNMGRQTMLTPVEWTEDGWYKIPDNIDIAKPMVLPGKANVAQEPMKLRDDFSGDELNPQWKFFGEYDTDRFEVKNNSVVINGKGHGIADCSPMLTIPADHAYTADVEVEIEGDAIGGLVLFYNQQASSGILADDTNILSNLRGWQFATEQNVINRHVFLRLKSINNTVDMYYSLDGKKWLKTENSFETSALHHNVLSGFLSLRIGLCSIGDGKVTFKNFVYTPIK; this is translated from the coding sequence ATGAATAAACTGAAAATTTTTATTGTACTGTTCATTACGGGTTTTGGCCTACTTGCAAATGCCCAAAACGAAAGAACAACAAGTAAAAACCACCCTTTTACTAATCCACTATTTGCCGGAGACTACCCCGACCCAAGTATTTTACGCGATGGCAAAGATTATTACATGGTTCATTCATCGTTCTATTATTATCCCGGCCTTTTAATCTGGCACTCAACGGATTTGATGAATTGGACACCGGTTGCCAATGCACTGAACACTTATGTTGGTTCGGTTTGGGCGCCGGAGCTGACTAAATACGACGACAAATACTACATTTATTTCCCGGCCGACAATAAAAACTACGTTATTACTGCCGATAATATCGAGGGCCCGTGGACAGAACCGGTTTTAATCGATATCAGTATGATCGATCCCGGACATGTGGTTGATGAAAAAGGCAATCGCTATCTGTATTTCAGCAGCGGAAGTTATGTGCCGTTGACTGATGACGGACTTACCGTTGCGGGCGCTCCGGTACACAGTTACGATGGTTGGGAAATTCCACGCGAGTGGTCGATCGAATGTTTTTGTATGGAAGGTCCAAAACTTTTCAAACGCGGTGAATATTACTATTTAACCGTTGCCGAAGGAGGAACCGCCGGACCGGCAACCGGGCACATGGTAATTTCTGCCCGCTCGAAATCGCCGCTTGGCCCTTGGGAAAACTCACCTTACAATCCGATTTTAAGAGCTGAGTCGAATAAAGATCAGTGGTGGTCGGTAGCACACGGTACTGTTTTCGACGATGTTGACGGAAACTGGTTTATGATCTTTCATGGCTACGAAAACGGCTTTTACAATATGGGTCGCCAAACCATGCTAACCCCCGTTGAATGGACAGAAGACGGCTGGTACAAAATACCGGACAACATTGATATCGCCAAACCAATGGTGCTTCCGGGAAAAGCAAATGTGGCGCAAGAACCAATGAAATTGAGAGATGACTTCTCAGGAGACGAGTTAAATCCGCAATGGAAATTCTTTGGCGAGTATGACACCGATCGTTTTGAGGTAAAAAACAACAGCGTTGTTATCAATGGCAAAGGCCATGGAATCGCAGATTGTTCGCCAATGCTGACTATTCCGGCCGATCATGCTTATACTGCCGATGTGGAAGTAGAAATTGAAGGCGACGCCATTGGTGGATTGGTGCTGTTCTACAACCAACAAGCTTCTTCCGGCATTCTGGCTGACGATACAAACATATTATCCAACCTCAGGGGATGGCAATTTGCCACCGAACAAAATGTTATCAACCGCCACGTATTTTTACGACTAAAAAGCATTAACAACACCGTCGACATGTATTACAGCCTCGATGGAAAAAAGTGGCTAAAAACAGAAAATTCGTTTGAAACATCGGCTTTGCACCACAATGTATTAAGTGGCTTCCTGAGTTTGCGGATCGGGCTTTGCTCGATTGGTGATGGAAAGGTGACTTTTAAAAATTTTGTGTATACACCTATTAAGTAA
- a CDS encoding alpha/beta hydrolase-fold protein, which translates to MKLGYIISFVCLLPVLFVKAQNSYSELTEKAIEIFNSEDSANYKTALDLFDKAFTEFPDSLNGTGLYYASVLAADLKNNDKAFEYLTPLAEMETDEEGYPGWSFVLDEYAEEDYENLLNDKRWEKLKGQALFDKDKYFSKLDEAQKEFFSRSAKNIDNYRGKELYEAIKNYNAYLKKQQQDYSISFEINDSVKTSYLVHLPGNYNPKKQYPVLIFLHGAVRFSSLAEYQIINLELGGWNRYYTKYAALNDVILVFPSGDKKYNWLTPDDGFFMVPEIVKELKSSINVNDNKIFVSGHSNGATGSFSYLMKQPTQFAGFYGFNTRPKVYTGGTFIENVLNRSFINFSTDQDYYYPPNANDSLDELMDSIQADYKDYCYKGFPHWFPQFDESEPAYKILFSDLTERERNPFPQKIDWEFDDNKYGNIDWLTDIKLDTLDGESNWHKNLNFEITKWLDYDENDSLIEKSVDKKAFEFPRKSGKIIATYNNNVFHITTSRIKSFRINISPEMVDVNKNVEVYINDKLYFDKKIEYNSEFLLQNFEQNYDRKQLWISYIELKI; encoded by the coding sequence ATGAAATTAGGATACATTATTTCTTTTGTTTGTTTGCTGCCGGTATTATTTGTAAAGGCACAAAACTCATACTCTGAATTAACGGAAAAAGCGATTGAAATATTTAATTCGGAAGATTCGGCTAATTATAAGACTGCCCTGGATTTATTTGATAAAGCATTTACAGAGTTCCCCGACAGCCTAAACGGAACCGGTTTGTACTATGCTTCTGTTTTAGCTGCCGATTTAAAAAATAACGATAAAGCTTTTGAATACCTGACACCTTTGGCCGAAATGGAAACCGACGAAGAAGGATATCCCGGATGGAGTTTTGTATTGGACGAGTATGCAGAGGAGGATTACGAAAATTTGCTAAATGACAAACGATGGGAAAAACTCAAAGGCCAGGCTTTGTTCGACAAGGATAAGTATTTCAGTAAGTTAGATGAGGCGCAAAAAGAGTTTTTTAGCAGATCGGCTAAGAATATTGATAATTACAGAGGTAAAGAATTGTATGAGGCTATTAAAAACTACAATGCGTACTTAAAAAAACAACAGCAGGATTATTCCATTTCTTTTGAAATTAACGACTCTGTCAAAACCTCGTATCTTGTTCATTTGCCCGGAAATTATAACCCGAAAAAGCAATATCCGGTATTAATATTTTTACACGGTGCAGTAAGGTTTAGCTCGCTTGCAGAATACCAGATAATAAACCTTGAATTAGGTGGTTGGAACCGGTATTATACAAAATACGCAGCACTTAACGATGTTATTTTAGTTTTTCCGAGTGGCGATAAAAAATACAATTGGTTAACTCCTGACGATGGCTTTTTTATGGTGCCCGAAATTGTGAAAGAACTTAAATCGTCCATTAATGTAAACGACAATAAAATATTCGTTTCAGGACACTCAAACGGGGCTACAGGTTCGTTCTCGTACTTAATGAAACAACCCACTCAATTTGCCGGGTTTTATGGTTTTAATACGCGTCCTAAAGTGTATACCGGCGGTACTTTTATTGAAAATGTTTTAAACCGCTCGTTCATAAATTTTTCTACAGATCAGGATTATTATTATCCGCCAAATGCAAACGACAGCCTTGATGAACTTATGGATTCAATACAAGCTGATTATAAAGATTATTGTTACAAAGGTTTTCCACATTGGTTTCCGCAGTTTGACGAATCTGAACCTGCCTACAAGATTCTTTTTTCTGATTTAACAGAAAGAGAACGAAACCCCTTTCCGCAGAAAATTGACTGGGAATTTGATGATAATAAATATGGTAACATAGACTGGTTGACTGATATAAAACTTGACACACTGGATGGAGAATCCAATTGGCACAAGAACCTGAATTTTGAAATAACAAAATGGCTGGACTATGATGAAAATGATAGCTTAATTGAAAAGAGTGTGGATAAAAAGGCGTTTGAATTTCCCCGAAAATCGGGGAAGATTATAGCAACATATAACAATAATGTTTTTCATATTACAACATCCCGAATTAAATCCTTCAGAATCAATATTTCTCCCGAGATGGTTGATGTGAACAAGAACGTGGAAGTTTATATTAACGATAAACTGTATTTTGATAAAAAGATAGAATACAACAGCGAATTTTTATTACAGAATTTTGAACAGAATTACGATAGGAAACAACTCTGGATCAGTTACATTGAATTAAAAATATAG
- a CDS encoding cyclophilin-like fold protein yields MKINFVLFFSIVVITMTLACSGESHDLNSEDPINDEIADHKTNNETNSNKMNLQIGDTTLTATLADNSSAEALAQALAEAPITIEMRDYGNMEKVGSLGRDLPTNNESITTEPGDIILYQGSALVIYYAPNTWNFTRLGKIDNITGEKLKQILGEGNVTITLSLPEE; encoded by the coding sequence ATGAAAATAAATTTCGTCTTGTTCTTCAGTATTGTAGTTATTACAATGACACTTGCCTGTTCAGGCGAAAGTCATGATTTGAATTCGGAAGACCCGATAAATGATGAGATTGCAGATCACAAAACAAATAATGAAACAAACTCGAATAAAATGAATTTACAAATTGGAGATACCACACTAACCGCTACTCTTGCTGATAACTCGTCGGCAGAAGCCCTTGCTCAAGCTCTTGCCGAAGCCCCGATAACTATTGAAATGCGCGACTACGGAAATATGGAGAAAGTAGGATCGCTGGGCCGGGATCTTCCAACAAACAACGAATCGATTACCACCGAACCGGGAGATATTATTTTGTACCAGGGAAGTGCTTTGGTTATTTATTATGCGCCAAATACCTGGAATTTTACCCGTTTGGGCAAGATTGACAATATTACCGGGGAAAAGTTAAAACAAATTCTCGGCGAGGGGAATGTTACGATTACGCTTTCGTTGCCGGAGGAATAA
- a CDS encoding AraC family transcriptional regulator — MQVENIPQIYQQEDRQNDDLFIYDYKMTEDVVKSKVQLSMNMFSFLQVGKKQVHFADASVMVNKEQSLLIRQGNWLWTELLNNDDIYYCKLFFFSESRLKAFLEKHSTLDYNQGKEQSFFIIENDAYITSFLGTLSQMAAMSESYSAQMLTIKFEEIMTYLLAKYGEQFERYLHSLISKEASPFRKTVESNACSNLKLEEFAFLCNMSLSSFKRKFIREFGESPGKWLQDKRLQKAYDLLQQGKRTASDIYLDFGYGNLSNFSAAFKTKFGINPSDLHRNS; from the coding sequence ATGCAGGTAGAAAACATACCTCAAATATACCAGCAGGAAGATCGTCAGAACGACGATCTTTTTATTTACGACTACAAAATGACAGAAGATGTCGTAAAAAGCAAAGTGCAACTGAGCATGAACATGTTTAGCTTTTTACAGGTGGGTAAAAAACAGGTTCATTTTGCCGATGCTTCGGTGATGGTCAACAAAGAACAATCCTTGCTGATCAGGCAAGGAAACTGGCTGTGGACGGAACTTTTGAACAATGACGACATTTATTATTGTAAGCTGTTTTTCTTTTCCGAAAGCCGCTTGAAAGCTTTCCTCGAAAAGCATTCTACTTTGGACTACAACCAGGGCAAAGAACAATCCTTTTTTATTATCGAAAATGATGCATACATCACATCTTTTCTGGGTACACTTTCGCAAATGGCAGCTATGTCCGAAAGCTATTCGGCCCAAATGCTAACTATTAAGTTCGAAGAAATTATGACCTATTTGCTGGCCAAATACGGCGAGCAGTTCGAACGTTATCTGCACTCGCTGATATCAAAAGAAGCATCACCATTCCGAAAAACAGTTGAAAGCAATGCCTGTTCCAACTTAAAACTCGAAGAGTTTGCTTTTCTGTGCAACATGAGTCTTTCTTCGTTTAAACGAAAATTTATCCGGGAGTTTGGCGAATCGCCCGGAAAATGGCTGCAGGATAAACGATTGCAAAAAGCTTACGATTTGTTGCAACAAGGCAAGCGAACTGCATCTGATATTTACCTTGATTTTGGTTACGGAAACCTCTCGAATTTTAGCGCTGCTTTTAAAACCAAATTTGGAATAAATCCGAGCGATTTGCATCGAAATAGCTAA
- a CDS encoding FAD-binding protein — MEKYIKHTIENGISRRSFLSRAAVASCAAGLVGFTGCEPESPSQEAFQEGVAYGKSIDDAAKLSFLPKPEEIPESEINKTESFDVVIVGAGASGVPAALSALENGASVAVLQKENIAISQGNSGAGIDLETSDKAGVEALVSRLMGDNAHRCNPKLLREWAYNSGEAVSWVIDRAQKAGAKVINQGNLQQVNILKMNGYNLGFHTAYFGSKPYTNGDGMRDLAAYAEKQGVKFFYGTPAVHLVQEDSGEITSVIGKKQDGAYTKFLAKKGVILATGDYQNNKAMCDYFVPDAKNFGRKQSRKTGDGFVLGYWAGGVIEPIGHTKMLHDFDAGPATMCDMPFLTVDHSGKRFVNESVEMSLLCNYLRGPEKTGQYSQIFDANYMTQAKNWPGVLVSPEDMKNYMPDEDVPHRHGVYEAFINTHKADTLEELAVKIEADPATLKATIKRYNELVKSKQDPDFGKAAEFLKPIDTPPFYGIHRTLRLSAVCSGLLVDENHQCLNAEGAKIKGLYAIGNLGGGFYGGVDYPLTVYGLSLGRCYTFGYLAGRHVANLQPTA, encoded by the coding sequence ATGGAAAAGTACATAAAACATACTATCGAAAATGGTATTTCGCGACGTAGCTTTTTGTCGCGCGCTGCAGTTGCTTCATGCGCTGCTGGCTTGGTTGGATTTACCGGCTGTGAGCCTGAAAGTCCCAGTCAGGAAGCATTTCAGGAGGGGGTAGCTTACGGAAAAAGTATCGACGATGCAGCAAAACTATCGTTTCTTCCAAAGCCGGAGGAAATACCGGAGAGCGAAATTAACAAAACAGAATCATTTGATGTGGTAATTGTTGGAGCAGGTGCTTCGGGAGTTCCGGCAGCGCTGTCGGCTCTCGAAAACGGCGCTTCTGTTGCAGTTCTTCAAAAGGAAAATATAGCTATTTCGCAAGGTAATTCCGGTGCAGGAATTGATCTTGAAACAAGTGATAAAGCCGGTGTAGAGGCATTGGTGTCGCGATTAATGGGCGACAATGCACATCGTTGTAATCCGAAATTGCTCCGCGAGTGGGCATACAACTCGGGTGAAGCCGTTTCGTGGGTGATCGACCGTGCGCAAAAAGCAGGTGCTAAAGTGATTAACCAGGGGAATTTACAGCAGGTGAATATCCTAAAAATGAATGGTTATAATCTTGGTTTTCACACCGCATATTTTGGCTCAAAACCTTACACCAATGGTGATGGAATGCGCGATTTGGCTGCTTATGCCGAAAAGCAGGGCGTGAAGTTTTTTTACGGCACGCCCGCGGTTCATCTCGTTCAGGAGGATAGTGGTGAAATTACCAGCGTTATCGGGAAAAAGCAGGATGGTGCGTACACCAAATTTCTGGCAAAAAAAGGGGTTATTCTGGCTACCGGCGATTACCAGAATAATAAAGCGATGTGCGATTATTTTGTCCCTGATGCCAAAAATTTTGGCCGCAAACAATCGCGCAAAACCGGCGACGGATTCGTATTGGGATACTGGGCCGGTGGTGTTATCGAACCAATCGGTCACACAAAAATGCTGCACGATTTTGATGCTGGGCCAGCTACCATGTGCGATATGCCATTTCTGACAGTCGATCATTCGGGAAAAAGGTTTGTAAACGAAAGCGTGGAAATGTCGCTGCTGTGTAATTATTTACGCGGACCAGAGAAAACCGGTCAGTATTCGCAGATATTCGATGCGAATTACATGACACAGGCCAAAAACTGGCCGGGCGTTTTGGTGTCGCCCGAAGACATGAAAAATTACATGCCTGATGAGGATGTTCCGCATCGTCATGGAGTGTATGAAGCATTTATAAATACGCATAAAGCCGATACTCTTGAGGAGCTTGCAGTTAAAATTGAAGCCGATCCTGCAACCTTGAAGGCTACAATAAAAAGATACAATGAGCTGGTAAAATCAAAACAAGATCCTGATTTTGGGAAAGCAGCAGAATTTCTGAAACCGATTGACACTCCGCCGTTTTATGGTATTCACCGAACACTGCGACTTTCGGCAGTTTGTTCAGGATTACTTGTTGATGAAAACCATCAGTGTTTGAATGCCGAAGGAGCGAAAATAAAAGGCTTGTATGCCATTGGTAATCTTGGCGGCGGTTTCTACGGAGGCGTGGATTATCCGCTAACCGTTTATGGTTTGTCGCTGGGACGCTGTTATACTTTCGGATACCTGGCCGGACGTCATGTTGCCAATTTGCAACCTACAGCTTAA
- a CDS encoding iron-containing alcohol dehydrogenase has protein sequence MAKFIVPKEIFHGLGSLENLKEVKGKKAVIVIGGSSVKKNGSLEKTQAYLSEVNIASAVFEGVEADPSIETVLRGAEFFKQEQPDVVIGLGGCSAIDAAKAMWVFYEYPDATLEEIAKPFAVKPLRNKAIFVAVPSTSGTGTEVTGLSVITDREKGTKYPIVSHELTPDVAIIDGELCKSMPVNVTANTGLDALSHGVEAYVSNIADRYNDALAKDAISLVFKNLETAVKEPENAEVRQAMHDASCMGGMAFTNVWLGIVHAMSHQVGGTFGVPHGCANAILMPNVVRFNSKGTDKYEDLAALFGKTTAEDFAVEIETLRSKVGNPASFREAGVDEKTWNEKLDTMVENALNDPCTLFNPIKPDAADIKAIYEACFEGVSVSAVLV, from the coding sequence ATGGCAAAATTTATTGTACCAAAAGAGATCTTTCACGGTCTTGGTAGTTTGGAAAACCTGAAGGAAGTAAAAGGTAAAAAAGCAGTTATCGTTATCGGCGGAAGTTCGGTAAAAAAGAATGGTTCGCTGGAGAAAACTCAGGCTTACCTGTCGGAAGTTAATATCGCATCGGCAGTTTTCGAAGGTGTTGAAGCAGATCCATCAATTGAAACAGTGCTTCGCGGAGCTGAATTCTTCAAGCAAGAACAACCTGATGTGGTAATTGGATTAGGCGGATGTTCGGCAATTGATGCAGCCAAAGCCATGTGGGTATTTTATGAATATCCGGATGCCACGCTGGAAGAAATTGCAAAGCCTTTTGCAGTGAAACCATTGCGCAACAAAGCAATTTTTGTAGCCGTGCCTTCAACAAGTGGAACAGGAACAGAGGTTACCGGACTTTCAGTAATCACCGATCGCGAAAAAGGAACAAAATACCCAATCGTATCACATGAGCTAACTCCAGATGTAGCAATTATCGATGGCGAACTTTGTAAATCGATGCCGGTTAACGTAACCGCAAATACAGGCCTCGATGCCTTAAGCCATGGTGTTGAAGCTTACGTATCTAATATTGCCGACCGTTACAACGATGCGCTGGCAAAAGATGCAATTTCTCTGGTATTCAAAAACCTGGAAACAGCAGTTAAAGAGCCGGAGAACGCCGAAGTTCGTCAGGCAATGCACGATGCATCATGTATGGGCGGAATGGCATTTACCAATGTTTGGTTGGGGATTGTTCACGCTATGTCGCACCAGGTAGGTGGTACTTTTGGCGTACCACACGGTTGTGCCAATGCCATTCTAATGCCTAACGTAGTTCGTTTCAACTCGAAAGGAACCGACAAATACGAAGATTTGGCTGCATTGTTTGGCAAAACCACTGCCGAAGACTTTGCTGTAGAAATTGAAACACTGAGAAGCAAAGTTGGTAACCCTGCATCTTTCCGCGAGGCCGGAGTTGACGAGAAAACATGGAACGAAAAATTAGATACAATGGTTGAAAATGCATTGAACGACCCATGCACATTGTTCAATCCTATAAAACCGGATGCTGCTGATATCAAAGCAATTTACGAAGCATGCTTCGAAGGCGTATCTGTATCTGCTGTACTGGTTTAG
- a CDS encoding cupin domain-containing protein, giving the protein MSEFKQPFPLGQKNDAYAQYFTGQSYLAVLTLEGVPSFNVTFEPGCRNNWHVHKGGGQILFCTAGTGWYQEEGKPAQKLNPGDTVNIPAGVNHWHGAAKDSWFAHIALSVPVEGSTTQWNGPVTDEEYNKLG; this is encoded by the coding sequence ATGAGTGAATTTAAACAACCATTTCCGCTGGGACAGAAAAACGATGCTTACGCACAGTACTTCACCGGCCAAAGTTATTTAGCCGTATTAACACTGGAAGGCGTTCCTTCATTCAACGTTACATTTGAGCCGGGATGCCGCAACAACTGGCACGTTCACAAAGGTGGCGGACAGATTCTTTTTTGTACTGCAGGAACTGGCTGGTACCAGGAAGAAGGCAAACCTGCCCAAAAATTGAATCCGGGCGATACCGTAAATATTCCTGCCGGAGTAAATCACTGGCACGGAGCAGCAAAAGACAGCTGGTTTGCACACATTGCATTGTCAGTTCCGGTTGAAGGATCGACTACACAATGGAACGGCCCGGTTACCGATGAAGAATACAACAAATTGGGTTAA
- a CDS encoding alpha/beta hydrolase, whose translation MRKLLAMALLSVVILTQAYSENKQTSKEKKEMKQTEEHYTFELSDKVTREKVTFKNRFGITLTGDLYLPKNRGDEKLAALAISGPYGAVKEQASGLYANQMAERGFAAIAFDPSYTGESGGEPRNVSSPDINTEDFSAAIDYLGIQPFIDRSKVGIIGICGFGGFALNATAVDKRVKAVATSTMYDMSRVTAKGYFDSMTPEQRAQMLEQLGGQRWKDAENGEPAYGPIGLPEPEQLTGNEPEFVQGYVNYYRTERGFHPRSLNSNGSWTITNSLSLMNTPILTYIDEISPRPVLIIAGENAHSRYFSEDAYKAANEPKELMIIPGAVHTDLYDKTDIIPFDKLESFFKENLK comes from the coding sequence ATGAGAAAACTATTAGCAATGGCGCTGTTGTCAGTCGTTATACTGACACAAGCGTATTCAGAAAACAAACAAACAAGCAAAGAAAAAAAAGAGATGAAACAGACAGAAGAACATTACACATTTGAATTAAGCGATAAAGTTACCCGTGAGAAAGTAACTTTTAAAAACCGCTTTGGAATTACCTTAACCGGAGATTTATACCTTCCAAAAAATAGAGGTGACGAAAAATTAGCAGCACTGGCCATAAGCGGTCCTTACGGAGCTGTAAAAGAGCAAGCGTCAGGTTTGTATGCCAACCAAATGGCAGAGCGTGGATTTGCAGCAATTGCATTCGACCCTTCCTACACCGGTGAAAGTGGCGGCGAACCAAGAAATGTTTCTTCACCCGATATTAACACCGAAGATTTTAGTGCTGCAATCGATTATCTGGGAATTCAACCATTTATCGATCGTAGCAAAGTTGGTATAATCGGTATTTGTGGTTTTGGTGGTTTTGCCTTAAATGCAACCGCTGTTGATAAACGTGTTAAAGCAGTTGCAACTTCTACCATGTATGACATGTCGCGTGTTACTGCAAAGGGATATTTTGATAGCATGACTCCGGAACAACGTGCGCAAATGTTGGAACAACTAGGAGGACAACGTTGGAAAGATGCCGAAAATGGTGAGCCTGCATATGGTCCTATCGGATTACCGGAGCCAGAGCAATTAACCGGTAACGAGCCTGAATTTGTACAAGGTTACGTTAACTATTACAGAACTGAAAGAGGCTTTCATCCACGTTCGTTAAATTCAAATGGGTCCTGGACAATAACCAACTCGTTGTCGTTAATGAACACACCGATTTTAACTTACATTGATGAGATTTCACCTCGTCCGGTGTTGATTATTGCCGGCGAAAATGCACACTCGCGTTACTTTAGCGAAGATGCCTACAAAGCGGCAAACGAGCCAAAAGAACTGATGATTATTCCGGGTGCCGTGCATACCGATTTGTACGACAAAACCGATATTATTCCATTCGATAAACTGGAGTCATTCTTTAAAGAAAATCTGAAGTAA